In Leptolyngbya sp. NIES-2104, the genomic window GACGGGTTTTAGAGGAGATGCGGGAATGGGTTCTAGGTTTAGCGATCGAAACTGTGCCCCAAATACTAAGCATTCCAATAGAGAATTACTCGCGAGTCGATTTGCTCCGTGAACTCCGGTGCTGGCAGTTTCACCGACTGCGTAAAGATGTTCGATCGACGTTTCATTCTCCAAACCCGCGCCAATTCCACCCATCCAGTAATGTGCTGCGGGTGCGACTGGAATCGGCTCTTTGAACACATCTACGCCCCATTTTTGACAAACCTGAATGATGTTTGGAAATCGATGCTGAATCGTTTCTGCTGGAATCGGACGCAAATCCAACCAAACGGTTGCAGTCGCGGGATCGGCTTCGGTTTTTTGAATGTGGTTGAAAATCGCACGACTGACCACATCACGCGGCGCGAGTTCACCGGATGGATGGTAATCGAAGGCGAAACGGTGTCCAGACCGATCGACTAAATGCGCTCCTTCTCCTCGAACGGCTTCGCTAATTAAGAATTTCGGCGCACCGGGTATCGTCAATGCCGTGGGATGAAATTGGACGAATTCGAGATCGCGTAAGGTGGCTCCGGCTCGATGTGCGATCGCAACTCCATCTCCGGTACTCACTGCCGGATTTGTAGTTTGAGCGAAAACCTGTCCGCCTCCCCCAGTTGCTAGAATTACCGCCTGAGCGCGAATCCAATGCACTTCAGATTGGTGAATCAAGCAAACACCTTGACAGCGATTTTCTGAATCAAGCCACAAATCCAGAACAAAGGTCTGATCCAAAACTTGAATATTTTCGCGCTCTAACACTCGTTCGGCTAAAACGCTCACAACGGCTCTTCCAGTCGTATCCGCAGCATGAAGGACTCGACGACGAGAATGAGCGGCTTCTAAGGTCAAAGCAAGCTGGCTCTGATGTCGATCGAATGCCACCCCCAGATCTACCAAATGATGAATACACTCCGCCGCATTTTCGACCAAAAATTCAACCGCATCGCCGTCACATAAACCCACACCCGCTGACAGCGTATCCGCAATATGAAGCGCCGTTGAATCTTGCGGATCAATCACCGCAGCAATTCCGCCCTGTGCCCAATCACTCGCAGACCGAGCCACACTATCCTTGGTGATCAGTCCGACTCGATATTGATCGGGCAACGAAAGCGCCGTATATAATCCTGCGGCTCCCGCTCCAATGATCAGCACATCATACGCAGATTGCAGCATCAATGCTCCTTGAATAAAAAAATCGCTCCACGCAGACCGAAAAAATCTGCGGAGAGCGCAACTCTACAAAGTGAAAACAATCTTAGCGGTAAATTCCGTTGTTATAACGGTCTCCACCCTCAACCAGTTCCTTCGATACTTCGGTGGTCACGAAGTTATCCATATTCGCTTGCAGAATTTCCTTTTGCTTGTCGGTCAAGCCTGCAATATTCAGCACATCTTCAACGGACTCGTAAGGCGCATTTTTCACAATCAGACCTGCCAAAGTCGGATACAACCCTGGCAACTGGCGGAATGCTCTGACATTCGTGTTATTCAGGTCGAGCTTCTTGCCATACTCGGTCGCCATTTTATCTTCGACCACGTTGCGATAGTCCGCTGCCAACACCGTAACCCCGTTGAAATTTGCTGCGATCGCTGCTTGAGGCAACCAGCCCAGACAGCCCACCACCAAACTCAAAACCGCCAAAAAGCGAATCAAACGTTTCATTGTTAATCCCTCCCACTGGATCGAGCAAACGCAATACACAGCTTTTATTAGAGCCTATCATTTTGCGGTATCGAAATTAGTGCAAGGTGTCTAAAGTTGTTTTGAGAAAGCGATCGAGATCCGCAAAGGAGCACGCATGAGTCGGAGTAGGCGTGTCGTATCCCTTGAGTTCAACTACGTAGCGCTCTAGAAAATTCACGTTTTCGATGTGTTCTGTCAATTGCTCGTAGGTTCTTTCGCCTAAAGCAATATCTAACCCAAGCTGCTTCGTCGCGGATTCTAAACGGAAAGCTGCGTTGACCGTGTCACCTAAAGCGGTGTAATCCGGTCGATCGCCGCTTCCAGTATTTCCAACCATTGCAAATCCAGTATTCACGCCTGCACCGATCCGAATCGGGAACGGCAGCGGGTATTGGTGATATAAATTGCTCGTCATCCGGTGCAGAGCGTTGATTGCCTGACAAATTCTCAGGGCTTCGTCTCGATCAACTCCATTCGCGCCATGCGTCCAAACCGCCATGACTGCATCGCCAATGTATTTATCAACCCAGCTTCCATACTCCCGAATAATGTCGCCTGCTTGCCGAAACCAGGTACCAATGACTTCCGATAACAGCTTTTCATCGAGTTGACGAGTCAGAATCGTGAAATCGCGAATATCAACGACGAGAACCGAAATGAGACGGCGGACATGAAGGGTTGCCGTTGCGGTGAATTCTTTGGAGTCGGGATCGTCTGAACTTGAAGAAGAAGGACGATTCAACGGACAGAAAAAATCGACTTCGGTTTGACCGAATGTTAAGCGATCGCCGTTTTGTAGCGTTACCGGAATGCTGACTCGTCGCCCGTTGACAAAGGTTCCATTGCGGCTGCCTAAATCAATTAAGTAAAACTCTCCGGTTTCCATCCATTGCAGCATCGCGTGATTGCGAGAAATCCAGCGATCGCGAATGACAAACGTGTTATCTTCGCTTCGTCCGATCGTCCAGCAATTATTACCGACCAGTGGGATACGGCGGTTATTGAAATCGCTGCTGTGCAGCACGAGATGGGGAGGAGGTTGGAGGGTGACCACAGGTTCAACAAGGAAAGAACAGCATCCTTTCCTATGATGCTACGCCTGAGTGCTAAATGTTTCAGTAGTAGCGCTTGGAATATAAGGCTTGAATGAATTATTTTTGACTGTGATCTCCGCAGTCTTTGGGAGGCAAAAATCCGGGTTGATTCTGCCCTGTCCGCAATTACGCTAAAGTCGCTGCAATCCAAAATAAGCTGTCAACTAGAATCGTGCTCAGGACTGCGCCGCCAAATGCGACCCAATGCGGGACTTTCAGCTTCAACGAAAATACACCGACGCTCAGCAAGACTGCGGCTAGTGATATTACCCAGAAGATCCCATTGGGGGTGTACATCTGCATAAGAGCCTGTTGGAAAATCGGCTGTACTGCGTCGGGTTCCACCTGCATTAATTTCCGCCAGTGTGGAAGCAAATCCGTTAGATAGAAGTAAAGATCCGTGAGCGCAGTTCCAAAGAGCGACCCCAAGTAGAAAAAGTTTCCCAGCTTGCACCAGTTTTGTCTTAAGCCCCAAATCGCGATCGGGAGTCCAATCGCTTCGATCGGTAAGTGTAAAGTTGGCTCCCAGCGAAACCATCCCCAGTAGAGCGATCCGGCTAACCATGTCCAAGTAAAGCCCGTGAGCAGTTCGCCCCAGTGTCGTGTTTGAGGTTTTGCAGAAAGCGCGATCGATGCCCAGACCCAAACAGAAGTCAGCAACAATGCGAGAAGGGGAAATGATCGAACTAAAGGCGCTTCAAAGAAGACAGGTACTGAAACTAAGAAAACGGATGCACCAAAAATGAGAAGAGAGCGAGACGATGCGGGACGCTCAGCAAATGAAGATTCTGAAACGGCAATCACTTCAGCCTCTGGGGAGTAACTTGTGGTGGAACTGGGGGGATATGAAATCAAGGGATTCTTAAACCGGCTTAATTTTATTAACTTAACTTAACATTACCATAGGAAATTTTCAGAGAATCGATCGAGAATCTTGAATTGTTCCAGCTGGCAAATACCCCCTGGGGGCATATTCCTAATCCTACCGGAAATTTCCTGATGTCACTCAAGAATTTCGGAAGTGGAAACCAGAAGCTCTAGAAAGGCTGTACACTCAACAGCCAGAGTTTCGCTCTATAGGTTGAGGAAGCACACGATGCCAGTTTTTCTCGTTGCGGGTCAGGTCAATCAGCTTTTTGCTTTATTTCAAGGCATTGTGCTTGGTCTAGTTCAAGGAATCACCGAATTTTTGCCGATCAGTAGTACCGCCCATTTGATTATTTTCACAGATGTATTCGGCTGGCAAACTCAATGGAACAAAGCCGCGATCGATGCGATTCAATTCGGCAGTGTGGTCGCCGTGGTGATGTATTTCTGGAAAGATATTCGATCGATTCTATCTGGAGCACTAGCGGCATTTGCGCGGAAGGAATGGGATCGTGAGGAATGGAAGATTCTCGTTGGAATTGCGATCGGTACGATTCCCGCGTTAGGAATGGGCTTTGTGCTGAAGAAATTAAATCTGCTGCCAGAAAGCGTGACGATTATTGCCACGATGTCGATCGTGATGTCGCTTCTGTTGGCACTATCAGAAAAAATCGGAACTCGGAAACGCGGATTTGATGAACTGGAGATCAAAGATGGGATTTTGGTCGGTTTAGGGCAAATGATTGCATTGTTGCCAGGGGCATCGCGATCGGGTTCGACGTTGACAGCCGCATTGTTTCTAGGATTGCGACGGGAGACAGCCGCACGATTTTCTTTTTTGTTAGGAATTCCAACATTAGCGATCGCAACTCTGGTTCAGGCTGGCGATGTATTGAAAGAGGCGGATATGGGACTGCCTTTATTTGTGGGAGTTGTATCGGCGTTTGTGTTTTCGTATTTGTCGATCGCTTGGCTCTTAAAATTCTTACAGCGTCAGAGTACTTGGGTATTTGTTTGGTATCGGTTGGCGTTGGGTGTGACGTTGTTAATCGCGATCGCCACAAATGTTCTGAAGGCTGTTTAGACTAGATAAGCTGTCAAGTTTCGGGTCATGAGCGAACTTTCTATTCGTCCGGCATTAGTTACGAGTGTTTTGTCAGGGTCGATCGCAGAAGAAATTGGGTTTGAAATGGGCGATCGCATTGTGTCGATCAACGGTGAAAAACCTCGCGATTTAATCGACTATCAGTTTTTGTGCGCGGACGAAGTGCTAGAACTCGAAGTGATTGACAAGAAAGGGAAGACGCATCACATCGAAATCGAGAAAGATTACGATGAGGACTTAGGTTTAGAGTTTGAAACGGCTCTGTTTGATGGCTTGATTCAATGTACGAATCGCTGTCCGTTTTGCTTTATTGACCAACAGCCACCCGGAAAGCGGGATAGTCTTTACCTCAAAGATGATGACTACCGGTTGAGCTTTCTTTACGGCAGCTATCTGACGTTAACGAACTTGACTCAGCGCGAGTGGAATCGGATTGAACAAATGCGGCTTTCTCCGCTCTATGTTTCGGTTCATGCAACGGAATCGGATGTGCGATTGAGATTGTTAAAGAATCCTCGTGCAGGACAGATTTTGGATCAGTTGAAATGGTTCCAAGAGCGACAGTTACAGATTCATGCTCAGGTTGTTCTTTGTCCTGGAATTAATGACGGGGAGTATTTAACCCGAACGATCGAGGATCTCGCTCAATTTCATCAAGGTGATATTCCTGCGGTGGCATCGATCGCGGTTGTTCCCGTCGGGTTAACTCGATTTCGCCCCACTGAAGATGAACTGATTCCTGTGTCACCGGAGAAAGCGCGAGAAGTAATCGTCCAAGTTCAAGCCCTTCAGAATCAATTTCGCAAAGAACGTGGATCAACGATCGTTTGGTTAGCCGATGAGTGGTTCTTAATTGCTGGGGAAGATTTACCGCCTGAATCGCACTATGGTGACTATCCGCAGATTGGAAATGGAGTCGGTTCGATTCGATTGTTTCTAAAGGAATTTAGTAAAGCTGCGAAACGGTTGCCGAAGAAGGTGACACCGAACCGTGACTATGTTTGGATTTTAGGAAATGCGGTTGAAAAAGCGTTTTCGCCATTGCTCGATCGATTTAACCAGGTCGAAGGCTTAACCGTCCGAATGGTCGCACTCAACAGTGATTATTGGGGGCAAAGTATTACAGTCACGGGATTACTCACCGGACAAGATATTTGCAAAGCGCTACAAGGAAAAGATTTAGGTGATGGTGTTCTGTTGCCATCTGTGATGCTCAAACAAGGTGAACTGGTGTTTCTCGACGATATGCGGGTCGAAGATTTAGAGCAGAAATTGAACACCTCGATCTTTGTAATGGAGGGTGTGGACGGTTTGATCAGGAAATTTAATGAATAACGTAAACAAGTTTAAAGAAGTGTGGCGCAAAGCAGGAGTTTGCTGGAATAATCAACCTATCGGATGATTCGACATCGTTCGATTGCCATCAATAGAAATTTGTCGATCGCTCTAGGAGAGAACATTTTGGATTCGCGCACTTCACAAACGCTCTTACAATCCTCGCAAACGACTTCAGCACCTCAAGAAGATTTCAGCGAGTATGTTGCTCACCTTCAACTGCACATGGCACTCCAGGCACGGAATTTAGTTCCTAGCATGACGAAAACGCCTGATAGCCGCGAACAGTTACTGCACCAGACGCAGGCGCATTTTGAGAAGTTTGCTTCTCGGACATTTTTGTAAGTTTCCATTGATAAACGCTTCACGTCAATCAGGGTTTCGTGCCCTGATTTTTTATTGGGAGGGCGTTTGAAAAGTTGTCGTTCGTTGCCACATCCCGCCCTGAAATGGAATTTCGGGCTAATCGGCGAAAGTCCTTTGAAAAGGACTGAGAACCTGAAACAGTCTCCCAGTCTACTTCAGTAGACTTTCCACCATTAGCCCGAAATTCATTTCAGGGCGAGATGCAATCGAAGCGAAGGAACTTTTTATATTTTTCAAACACTCTCTAATCGATCGATCGAATGACGCGAAGGGAGGATTCCAGTATTAGAGGAATAATGCGATAACCAAAGGAGTCGATCGCGCTTCTATCATGCTGGCTCTGGAACCCACACTTGAAACCATCGAAACTCAATTATTGTTCGAGGGCATCTATCGCTATTACGGGTATGACTTTCGTAACTATGCCCCGTCCTCGCGCAGTCGTCGAGTTCAAAACTTTGTGCAGTCCGAAGGAATTGCAACCATTTCAGAACTGCAAAATCGAGTGTTACACGATCGAGACTGCCTCGATCGCTTTCTCCTGAGCCTAACGGTGAACGTCACGACAATGTTTCGCGATCCGAGCTTTTACCTCACCTTCAGAAATCTAGTCGTTCCAATTCTGAGAACCTATCCATTTATTCGGATTTGGCACGCGGGATGTTCGACCGGAGAAGAAGTGTATTCGATGGCGATTTTACTGCAAGAAGAAGGAATTTATCATCGCTGCCGACTCTATGCAACCGATACGAATGAGAAGGTTTTGCAATCAGCAAGGAGCGGAATATTTTCACTTTCGTCAATGCAGGAATATACGCAGCAATATCTCAAAGCAGGCGGAAAAAAATCCTTTTCCGAATACTATACGGCTGCTTATGAGAATGCAATTTTTCGATCGTCGCTGCGAGATAATATTCTATTTTCACAACATAATTTAGTGACCGACGGATCGTTTAATGAATTTAATGTGATCATTTGTCGGAACGTTTTAATTTACTTCGATCGTACACTTCAAGATCGCGTTCATGATTTGTTTTATCAAAGCCTTTGCCCTTTTGGAATTTTGGCACTGGGACGGCAAGAAACACTGAGATTTACCTCGAAACACGATCGCTATGAAGACCTTTCAAAATCCGAGAAACTCTATCGGAGGTTGAATTAGTGGCGTTTGCCCTTGTCGTTGTGGGTACATCCCTAGGGGGATTGTCCGCCTTGCGAATTATGTTACAAGCATTACCAGGAGACTTTAAACCCGCGATCGCCATTGTCCAGCATCGTGACCGGAGTTCTGGAAAGAGTCTTAGCCAAACCTTACAACAGGAGAGCCGCTTGCCGATTCTGGATGTCGAGGATAAAGAACCGATCTGCCCTGGATGCGTGTATTTAGCTCCGGCTGACTACCATCTTTTGGTCGAGCCGGGTCAATTTTCGCTTTCGGTTGATCCGCCGGTTTCTTTTGCTAAACCCTCGATCGATGTTTTATTTGAATCTGCTGCCGAGGTGTATCAATCGAGCACGATCGGAGTCGTTTTAACCGGAGCAAATCACGATGGAGCCGAAGGACTGGCGAAGATCAAAGCAAGAGGGGGGTACACGATTGTGCAAGATCCCCAAACAGCGGAATGTGCCTCGATGCCCGAAGCTGCGATCGCTCGAAGTGTAGTCGATCGTGTTTTGCCACTACAACGAATTTCACCCCTGCTGATTAAGTTATGTTCTCCGTGTTAGCTCAGTCTTTTTAGCGTTTTAGGATCGCGCCTCATGTCCTTGATTAATCCCGTTAACATCCTGCTCGTCGATGACCAACCCGAAAACCTGCTGGCGTTAGAAGCGGTTTTAGGTAAGCTGGGCGAGAATCTCGTACAGGCATCATCGGGAGAAGAAGCATTACGGTGTCTGTTGAATCGAGATTTTGCAGTCATTCTGCTCGACGTTCAGATGCCGGGAATCGATGGGTTTGAAACCGCGAGTTTGATCCGGAGTCGAGCGCGATCGCAACATACGCCAATTATTTTTCTCACCGCGTTTGATGCCAGCGATCAAGGAATTTTTCGAGGCTACTCGCTCGGTGCAGTGGATTATTTAATCAAGCCGATTAATTCCGATATTCTGGTTTCTAAAGTGTCGGTGTTCGTGGATCTGTTCAAAAAGACCGCAGCAGTGAAACATCAGGCAGCACAGTTAACTGCAATTAATGCCGAACTGCGCCAGAGCGAAGAACGATTTCGATCGCTGTCTGCTTCGTCTCCGGTCGGCATTTTCGTGATTGATCCCGACGGACGCTGCACTTATACGAATCCGAGATTTCAAACGATTTGTGGAGTTGTTCCCGATCGCATTTCCGATCGCAGTTGGCATCGGTGTGTGCATCCAGACGATCGCGATCAGGCAATGTCGCAATGGAATGCGTACCTCGAACACGGGGGCGAACTTTCTGAAGAATTACGATTTTTGACCAAAGACGATCAGGTGCGCTGGGTGCATATTCGCTCTTGTCCGATGTTGTCACAAACCGGGGAACCGCAGGGTCATGTTGGCACGATCGAAGACATTACCGAGCGCAAAGAAGCCGAAGTAACTCGCGCTCAAGTGATGCGGGAACAGTTGGCGCGACAAGAGGCTGAAGCGACGAACCGCATGAAAGATGAATTTCTCGCGGTGCTGTCTCATGAACTGAGAACGCCGTTAAATTCGATGCTGGGTTGGGTGCGACTGTTGCGGACAAAGCAGTATGAGAAAAAAATGGTCGATCGCGCTTTAGAAACGATCGAGCGAAACGCGGAAACTCAATCGCAACTAATCGAAGATATTCTGGATGTCTCGAAGATCATTCGCGGTAAATTGCGGCTGAACTATCGATCGCTGCAACCTGTCGCGATTATTCAAGCTGCGATCGATGCAGTTCGTCCCCAAGTCGAGGCAAAATCGATTCGACTAACGACCGATTTTGATCCCGATGTCAGCCACGTTTGGGGCGATTCGACTCGACTTCAGCAGATTGTTTGGAACTTGCTGACGAATGCGGTGAAATTCACGCCGGAGTCTGGAGAAGTCACGATTGGGCTACAGGCGGAAGATGACAAAACGGTGAAAATCTCGGTGAAAGATACGGGGATCGGGATCGAGCCGGAATTTTTACCGTATGTGTTCGATCGATTCCGTCAAGCGGATAGTACGACGACACGATCACATAACGGGTTAGGTTTGGGTTTAGCGATCGTGCGGCATTTGGTCGAACTGCATGGGGGATCGATCGAGGCAAGCAGTCCGGGTATGGGTGAAGGGGCAACGTTTACCGTGAGATTTCCAGTGTTGCAGGCGAATGAATTGCGGGATAAATTACGCGGCGGAACGCCGATCGCCGCCGATGGAATTCGCAAGGAACAAAAAATTTGGTAGAGATGTGTCACTGACACGTCAGGGCGATAAGTCTTTCCGCTTCGATTCTGTCTCGCCCCGGAATAGAATTCGGGGCTAATCGTGCGAAGCCCATTAAAGGGGGCTAACGATGATGAAGTCAAGGCTTGCAGTCCTGAAGGGACTTCGCACTGTTAGCCCCGAATTTCATTCCGGGGCGAGACAGAATCGAAGCGAGAATACTCGTCGAATTCGCATTACCTACTAGGCAAAATTGCACCTGCCAAATTTGCCCCTTTCAAATTCGTTCCGGTCAAATTCGCCCCGCTAAAATTCGCCTTGCCCAAATTCGACCAAGACAAATCTGCACCCGACAAATCCGCCCCGCTAAAATCCGCGCCGAACAAATATGCTCCGCTAAAATGTGCGAATTTCAAATTGGCTTTGTGGAAGTTCGATCGATAAAAATGCGTCTCTGTCAATTCCGCCTCAACCAAATTCGCATCGCTCAAATTCGCATCCGCTAAATTTGCCTGAATCAAAATTGCATTGCTCAGATCTGCTCGTCGTAAATCTGCGCGAGTCAAATCCGATCGCTTAAATTTCGCCCCCCGCAATTCTGTTCCAATCAAATTTGCACCAATCAAATCGGCATCGCTCAAATTCGCGCCCTTCAAATCGGCTCCAATAAAATTGGCATCGTTCAAATTCGCGCCCTTCAAATCGGCTCCAACCAAAGTAGCATCGACAAATTGCGCCCCTTGAAGCTGAGCGTGAATGAATTCGGTTTTGTGCAAAATCGCTTTATTGAATTTTGCCCCGCTTAAATTTGATTCGTTGAGAACTGCCCAACAAAGACTCGATCGACAAAAATTCACCCGCTGTAAATTCGTGCCGCGCAATTCCAATTCATCTAGATCAGCATCGCTCAGGTCTGGCTCGATCGTCGGATAGCGCGATCGCCAATCTGACCACACGATCGCGCCTTGTTGCAGCGTCATTAAATGCGCCATCACCGCCACGACCTTACTCCCGTCGATCGCTATAGTGTTCGCGTCCCGGCAGATTTTCCATCGTCTCAATGACTGCCGTCGATGCTGCAATAATATCGCGCTCTTCGCCGCCCAAATATAGCCGCCCAAAGCTTCCCACCGCTGAGATTTGCAGAATGTTGATCAATGCGGCTTTCTCGGCTTCGTTAGCAGCAAGAGCGGCATAAGCGGCGGGTTCTACCTCAAACACATACAGTGTCTGACCGGACAGAATCATATTGCCGCGGCGAGTTCGGTTAATCAGTTGCGCGTGATGAGCATCGATATTGCGAATAATCTGACTAGAAATCACACGCGGGCGCAGACAATCCTGTTTCCGCACGTCTAGCGCTGCGAGAATGGCTCGTCCTGCGGCATTCACTTCACCTTGATTGCTGGCGTGAATTTCTAGAACTCCGTACAATCGTTCAACCATTTGCACCCCAGGACGCACAACGGCTGCTTTTAGGGCAACATCCATGATGCGATTGATCTCGATCCCCGGCGTGATTTCAACCCACAGTGAAGCATCTCCAGGAAGTGGCAGAAATCCTAACGCCTCGGTTCCCAGATACGCGGCATGTTGCGACTGTAAGCGATCGATATAAACGTAACTGCGAAGATCGATGCCCAAGAGTAAACGATTGTAAATTGCTTCCCTAGTATAGAGGGTTGCGGAGTGCGATCGTATCCTTCAATTGATGTAATCAGGTTTTAATGTAGTGAAAATAAAGTGTCCTATCTTGCGATAGATGACAAATTGTACTGAGAACTTCAAATTTTAAGGAGTTAACACGAGCGCCTGATGATGAATTCTACATCTCCAACACTTTCGATTTGTGTTGCGACTCGCAATCGACCGGATGACCTGATTCGCTGCTTGAATTCGCTGACGTTGCTAGAGCAAATCGAATTCGAGATTCTTGTCATTGATGATGCGTCAGAAGTGCCGATTGTCGATCGCGTTTTTCAAGGAATTGATCCAGCATTGGTCGATCGCGTCCAAGTGTTTCGTCATGAGCAAAATAAAGGGGTGCCTGCCACTCGAAACGAATTAGCAGAACGCGCACAAGCACCCTATTTGCTGATTTTGGATGACGATGCTCAACTTTTGAGGGCGGACAGTGTTTATGCTGCTCTAACGGTGTTGAAAACGAGTTCTGATGTGGGAGCGGTGGCACTGTCTCAGAGCGATGAAACCGGAAAGTTGTTACCAGGACAACCCACTCCTGCTGAATATCGGTGTTACACTGCAACATTCATCGGGTACGGTCATCTTTTGCGCCGTGAATTGTTTATCGAATTGGGTGGCTATCGGGAAATGTTCGC contains:
- a CDS encoding undecaprenyl-diphosphate phosphatase, which translates into the protein MPVFLVAGQVNQLFALFQGIVLGLVQGITEFLPISSTAHLIIFTDVFGWQTQWNKAAIDAIQFGSVVAVVMYFWKDIRSILSGALAAFARKEWDREEWKILVGIAIGTIPALGMGFVLKKLNLLPESVTIIATMSIVMSLLLALSEKIGTRKRGFDELEIKDGILVGLGQMIALLPGASRSGSTLTAALFLGLRRETAARFSFLLGIPTLAIATLVQAGDVLKEADMGLPLFVGVVSAFVFSYLSIAWLLKFLQRQSTWVFVWYRLALGVTLLIAIATNVLKAV
- a CDS encoding ATP-binding protein, producing MSLINPVNILLVDDQPENLLALEAVLGKLGENLVQASSGEEALRCLLNRDFAVILLDVQMPGIDGFETASLIRSRARSQHTPIIFLTAFDASDQGIFRGYSLGAVDYLIKPINSDILVSKVSVFVDLFKKTAAVKHQAAQLTAINAELRQSEERFRSLSASSPVGIFVIDPDGRCTYTNPRFQTICGVVPDRISDRSWHRCVHPDDRDQAMSQWNAYLEHGGELSEELRFLTKDDQVRWVHIRSCPMLSQTGEPQGHVGTIEDITERKEAEVTRAQVMREQLARQEAEATNRMKDEFLAVLSHELRTPLNSMLGWVRLLRTKQYEKKMVDRALETIERNAETQSQLIEDILDVSKIIRGKLRLNYRSLQPVAIIQAAIDAVRPQVEAKSIRLTTDFDPDVSHVWGDSTRLQQIVWNLLTNAVKFTPESGEVTIGLQAEDDKTVKISVKDTGIGIEPEFLPYVFDRFRQADSTTTRSHNGLGLGLAIVRHLVELHGGSIEASSPGMGEGATFTVRFPVLQANELRDKLRGGTPIAADGIRKEQKIW
- a CDS encoding chemotaxis protein CheB, with the translated sequence MAFALVVVGTSLGGLSALRIMLQALPGDFKPAIAIVQHRDRSSGKSLSQTLQQESRLPILDVEDKEPICPGCVYLAPADYHLLVEPGQFSLSVDPPVSFAKPSIDVLFESAAEVYQSSTIGVVLTGANHDGAEGLAKIKARGGYTIVQDPQTAECASMPEAAIARSVVDRVLPLQRISPLLIKLCSPC
- a CDS encoding TIGR03279 family radical SAM protein, whose amino-acid sequence is MSELSIRPALVTSVLSGSIAEEIGFEMGDRIVSINGEKPRDLIDYQFLCADEVLELEVIDKKGKTHHIEIEKDYDEDLGLEFETALFDGLIQCTNRCPFCFIDQQPPGKRDSLYLKDDDYRLSFLYGSYLTLTNLTQREWNRIEQMRLSPLYVSVHATESDVRLRLLKNPRAGQILDQLKWFQERQLQIHAQVVLCPGINDGEYLTRTIEDLAQFHQGDIPAVASIAVVPVGLTRFRPTEDELIPVSPEKAREVIVQVQALQNQFRKERGSTIVWLADEWFLIAGEDLPPESHYGDYPQIGNGVGSIRLFLKEFSKAAKRLPKKVTPNRDYVWILGNAVEKAFSPLLDRFNQVEGLTVRMVALNSDYWGQSITVTGLLTGQDICKALQGKDLGDGVLLPSVMLKQGELVFLDDMRVEDLEQKLNTSIFVMEGVDGLIRKFNE
- a CDS encoding DUF3120 domain-containing protein; the protein is MISYPPSSTTSYSPEAEVIAVSESSFAERPASSRSLLIFGASVFLVSVPVFFEAPLVRSFPLLALLLTSVWVWASIALSAKPQTRHWGELLTGFTWTWLAGSLYWGWFRWEPTLHLPIEAIGLPIAIWGLRQNWCKLGNFFYLGSLFGTALTDLYFYLTDLLPHWRKLMQVEPDAVQPIFQQALMQMYTPNGIFWVISLAAVLLSVGVFSLKLKVPHWVAFGGAVLSTILVDSLFWIAATLA
- the psbU gene encoding photosystem II complex extrinsic protein PsbU, with translation MKRLIRFLAVLSLVVGCLGWLPQAAIAANFNGVTVLAADYRNVVEDKMATEYGKKLDLNNTNVRAFRQLPGLYPTLAGLIVKNAPYESVEDVLNIAGLTDKQKEILQANMDNFVTTEVSKELVEGGDRYNNGIYR
- the nadB gene encoding L-aspartate oxidase, which translates into the protein MLQSAYDVLIIGAGAAGLYTALSLPDQYRVGLITKDSVARSASDWAQGGIAAVIDPQDSTALHIADTLSAGVGLCDGDAVEFLVENAAECIHHLVDLGVAFDRHQSQLALTLEAAHSRRRVLHAADTTGRAVVSVLAERVLERENIQVLDQTFVLDLWLDSENRCQGVCLIHQSEVHWIRAQAVILATGGGGQVFAQTTNPAVSTGDGVAIAHRAGATLRDLEFVQFHPTALTIPGAPKFLISEAVRGEGAHLVDRSGHRFAFDYHPSGELAPRDVVSRAIFNHIQKTEADPATATVWLDLRPIPAETIQHRFPNIIQVCQKWGVDVFKEPIPVAPAAHYWMGGIGAGLENETSIEHLYAVGETASTGVHGANRLASNSLLECLVFGAQFRSLNLEPIPASPLKPVEPVSVPFESGALPRDEVIEQFRSALPRIVWQSAGISREQKTLENAIAQIESWQQEFLQLPLSQLLCDLKPEQSFKLNLTEEELRDWGELYNLFDVAALILKSAAMRQESRGGHYRSDFPNPSEVWRVHTIVELDRWSTAPVKDISAPLPNP
- a CDS encoding protein-glutamate O-methyltransferase CheR, translating into MLALEPTLETIETQLLFEGIYRYYGYDFRNYAPSSRSRRVQNFVQSEGIATISELQNRVLHDRDCLDRFLLSLTVNVTTMFRDPSFYLTFRNLVVPILRTYPFIRIWHAGCSTGEEVYSMAILLQEEGIYHRCRLYATDTNEKVLQSARSGIFSLSSMQEYTQQYLKAGGKKSFSEYYTAAYENAIFRSSLRDNILFSQHNLVTDGSFNEFNVIICRNVLIYFDRTLQDRVHDLFYQSLCPFGILALGRQETLRFTSKHDRYEDLSKSEKLYRRLN
- a CDS encoding adenylate/guanylate cyclase domain-containing protein, whose translation is MVTLQPPPHLVLHSSDFNNRRIPLVGNNCWTIGRSEDNTFVIRDRWISRNHAMLQWMETGEFYLIDLGSRNGTFVNGRRVSIPVTLQNGDRLTFGQTEVDFFCPLNRPSSSSSDDPDSKEFTATATLHVRRLISVLVVDIRDFTILTRQLDEKLLSEVIGTWFRQAGDIIREYGSWVDKYIGDAVMAVWTHGANGVDRDEALRICQAINALHRMTSNLYHQYPLPFPIRIGAGVNTGFAMVGNTGSGDRPDYTALGDTVNAAFRLESATKQLGLDIALGERTYEQLTEHIENVNFLERYVVELKGYDTPTPTHACSFADLDRFLKTTLDTLH